In Labrys monachus, the genomic stretch GTCAGGTGCTCGTCGGCGATCTCGCGCAACGCCACCACCGGATTCTTATCGCGATCACGATCGACGGTCAGCTGGGCTCCGCCCGCGATCATGCGCGCGCGGTGGCTGGCGAGGAGAACCAGCTCGAAACGGTTCTCGACTTTGTCGATGCAATCTTCCACCGTGACGCGGGCCATGCGACGCCTTTCCGTACCGTGTTTTTGGGGTCAAGCGTGTCACGTACACCAGCTGTTCTTTTTGCGCAACCCCGGCGACTCGCGCCGCAGCGGCGAAGGCGATGCAGCGCATGCCCTGCACGGCGGCGTCGCGTGCCCGGTCGCGGATGCCCGCCTGCCGGCGAGCGGCAGTGGCCGCCACCGGCGGCAAAGCTGTCCTCGGGAAGATATTCTCCGAAGGCACACAATAACGAGGCATATCGTCTCGATATTGTAATATAACGACTTCGCCGCCAGTTGGCTCAGTGTTACAAAATGTTTAGTTAAGCGGGAATGTTCAAAAACTTGACATTTTATTTCGCGAGGGGCAAAAGCGGATTGCGACGCTCCTAACCTTGGCGTTGTTGACTCTGCGCCGAAATTGCCCAGATAAGAAAATTCTCGTCGTGGCCTCAGAACTTATTGCAGGAATTCACTCAAGGCCCGCATCTTCGACATTTCCGAGCAAACCGTAGCACCAGAACGAACATCCATCGGCAGAAAATGAGCAACACACAGGAACGCATCGCCCTTTTTATCGACGGCGCCAATCTCTATGCCACGGCGAAGAGCTTGGGCTTTGACATCGACTATCGCAAGATGCTCAAGGAGTACCAGAGCCGGGGTTATCTCGTCCGCGCCTTCTATTACACGGCTCTCGTCGAAGACCAGGAGTATTCGTCGATACGTCCGCTGATCGACTGGCTGGACTATAACGGCTATGCCGTCGTCACCAAGCCAACCAAGGAGTTCGTGGATTCGACTGGCCGCCGCAAGGTCAAGGGCAATATGGACATCGAGCTCGCCATCGATGCCATGGAACTGGCCGATCACATCTCGCATATGATTCTGTTTTCAGGCGACGGGGATTTCCGTTCGCTCGTCGAGGCGATGCAGCGCAAGGGCGTGCGGGTTTCGGTCGTCTCGACCGTCTCGACCCAGCCTCCGATGGTGGCGGATGAACTGCGCCGGCAGGCCGACGAGTTCGTCGACCTCGTCACCCTTCAGTCCAAGATCGGTCGCGACCCGGCGGAACGCGCGGTGCGCGCGCAGAGCGGCTCCGCCTATCCTGCCGGCCCTGCGGCATCGCGGCAGGCGGCGCAGCAAGCCCCGCAGCAGGGTTTTGCCGGACAGACTCCGGGATTCATGGCGAGCGGCGCCGCCCAGAACGACGAGGATTGAGCGAGCGATCCTCGTCCACGCCGTGGCCGAAGCTTCCGGCCGGCCTTTGCGGAACCGTCGTCGTTTCCGGCGCGGCCGCGAGCCGGCGATGCCACGACGCTCCCGCCTTCGCGACAGTCGCGTCGGTTGCCTCGGCCCCCGCAGGGCGGCCATGATGCCGCCGGGCGTCCCGCCCGTGCAGGCGCCGTTCCGGAAATCATTCCTTCATGTCGGTCTCCCCTCTTTCTCCCTCCGAACCCGGCCGCGACTGTCCGCTTTGCGAACGCCTGGTCGCGTTTCGCCTGCATTGGCGAGCCAAGCATCCGGCCTGGCACAATGCGCCGGTGCCGAGTTTCGGGCCGCTCACGGCGCGATTATTGATTGCCGGCCTGGCGCCCGGGCTGCAGGGCGCCAATCGCACCGGGCGGCCCTTCACGGGGGATTGGGCGGGCGATCTGCTCTATGAGACGCTCGGCGATTTCGGCTTTGCCGTCGGCCATTACGACGAACGGCCCGACGACGGCCTTGCGCTCGTCGATTGCAGGATCACCAACGCCGTGCGCTGCGTCCCGCCGGAAAACAAGCCGACCGGCGGCGAAATCGCCACCTGCCGTCCGTTCCTGGCCGGAGCGATCGCCGAAATGCCGGCTCTGGAGATCATTCTCGCTTTGGGCAAGATCGGCCATGACAGCGTCGTGACCGCGTTGGGACAGCGCCCGTCGCAATGGCGCTTCGCCCACCATGCCCGCCACCGGATCGGGGGGCTGACGCTGATCGACAGCTATCATTGCTCGCGATACAACACCAATACGGGCCGGCTGACGGCGCCGATGTTCCGGGCCGTCTTCCAGACCATCAAGGACATGCTGCAGGAGTCTCCCGCGGGCTGAAGCCTCGCGAAAGCGGCTTCGCGGTCGGCCGCTATCGCTTTCCGGCGGCAACCAGGCCGGCCATGGCGCCGTCGCCCTGCGCCGCCAGGCCGTCGACCACGCCGGCCCGATCGGCATCGGGCCGGTTCTGGCTGACCTTCCATTTGCCCTCGAGGCGGGTGATCTCGATCTCGAGCCCGACAATACCCTTGATCTGCGACTGGATGAACGCTTCGGGCGCATCGTCCACGTGCCAGGGCGCGGTGCGGGCGCCTTCATGGGCCTTGGTCAAAGCGGCGATCTGAACCCTCAGCCAGGCGGGATCCTCGATCAGCGTCAGCCGGCCATGCACATGGACGGTGACGTAGTTCCAGGTCGGCACGACCTTGCCGGTCTGCCGCTTGGTTTCATACCAACTCGGCGTGATATAGGCGTCCGCACCCTGGAAGATCGCCAGGACCTCGAAGGAGGGGTCGTGGCGGGCGACCAGATCGTTGCCCCGCGCGATATGGGCCTGGAGCACGCCGTGGCTGCCGCGCCCGGGATCGAGAAGCATCGGCACATGGTTGGCGTCGAGGCTGTCGCCGGCCTTGGTCACCAGCGTCGCCAGGGGGTGCGCCCGCATGAGCGCATGCAGCACGTCGCGGTTCTCCTCGCGGAAATGCGGGGGCTGATACATGGCGCCTCTCCTCGGACTCTACCCCTTGTCGCGCAGCAGGCGGCCCTTCTCGCGCTGCCAGTCGCGCTTCTTCTCGGTCTCGCGCTTGTCGCCAAGCGTCTTGCCGCGCGCCAGGGCGATCTCCACTTTCGCGCGGCCCTGCTCGTTGAAATAGAGCTTCGTCGGGACGATGGTCAGGCCGTCGCGCTGCACCGCACCGATCAGCTTGGCGATCTGGCGCTTGTGCAGCAACAATTTCCGCGGACGCTTGCGCTCGTGATTGAAGCGGTTGGCCTGGAGATATTCGGGAATATCGGCATTGAACAACAGGAGTTCGTTGCCGGACGGCCCGGCATAGGATTCGCCGATCGTCGCCTTGCCGAGGCGCAAGGACTTCACCTCCGTGCCGGCCAAGGCGATGCCGGCCTCGAAGGTGTCGAGGAGCTCGTAATGGAACCGCGCCTTGCGGTTGTCGGCGATCAGCTTTTGGCTGACGCCCTTCTTGTCGGACACGGCGGACCGCCTTTCACCCGTTGGTCAGGCCCGCATGAAGCATGGCCTGCTTGATCTGCTCGCGCACCGGCTCCGTCACCGGAAGCAGCGGCAGGCGTACCTCCTCCTTGACGCGGCCGAGCATGGCCAGGCCGCATTTCGCCCCGGCAAGGCCGGGCTCGAGGAAGGTGGCAGCATGAAGTGGGGTGAGACGGTCCTGAATTGCAAGGGCCGCCGCGTAATCTCCGCGCAGGGTCGCCTCCTGCAGAGCGGCGCACAGACGCGGCGCGATGTTGGAGACGACGGAAATGCAGCCCTGCCCGCCCGCAGCGTTGAAGGCCAGCGCCGTCATGTCCTCGCCCGAAAGCTGGATGAAATCCGGTCCCAGATGCTGGCGCTGGAGCGAGACCCGCGCGAGGTTGCCGGTCGCGTCCTTCACGCCGGCGATGTTCTCCAGCTCATACAGGCGCTTCATGGTCTCGACCGACATGTCGACCACGGACCGGGGCGGAATATTGTAGATGAAGATGGGAATGCCGACGGCGTCGTTGACGGCCTTGAAGTGCCGATAGAGGCCCTCCTGCGTCGGCCTGTTGTAATAGGGCGTCACCACCAGCACGGCATCGGCACCGGCCTTCTCGGCATGGCGTGCGAGATCGATCGCCTCGACGGTGTTGTTGGAGCCGGCGCCGGCGATCACCGGCACGCGGCCCTTCGCCTCGGCGACGCAGATCTCCACGGCGCGCTTGTGCTCGTCGTGGCTGAGGGTCGGGCTCTCGCCGGTCGTGCCGACCGGGACCAGGCCGTGGCTGCCTTCCCCGATCTGCCAGTCGACCAGGTCCCGAAGGGCTTTCTCGTCCAGAGCGCCGTCACGAAACGGCGTCACCAAGGCGGTGAACGAACCTCTGAACCGGGCCTTCGTCATGATTTGCACTCCGCGCGGCAGGCGAAAGGAAAGAATTGCCGGCGGCCAGACATATACGAGCAGCCCTGCGGCGAAAAGAGCGCTGAGGCCAATTCGAGACCGTTCGCAGACGAATTCGTCACGGGCCGCGGCGTCCGCAGCCGCGGCCGCCCTTCGCAGGAAAAAGCCGCGTCCAAAACCATGCGACGTTCCGTCACCTCGCGTAACGAACGCATGAAATCGCCGTCCATCGGCCCTGAAAACAGCGTCTTCCGGACCGCGCCCGGCCCCGTTCGGGCATTACATCGCTGTAATTCACGGTTCATCAACGAGGAGACGCGACAATAGCCGACCTGATTGTCTCCGGTTGGCGTTGCGGTAATGCTTTTGCGATTTGTGACGGGAACTTCGTTGTTCGTGGTCGTGTTGACCGGCGCCGTCGCAGCCCCTCTGACGTTCCCGGCCTCGAAGCCTCCCGAGCCGGTCTCGCCGGCGGTTTCCTTCCGGCTCGACACCGACGTCACCGGATCGCTCGGGATGGTCACCCCGCCTCTCGGCTCGCAAATGCTGCTGCTGCGACAGACCATCTCCGCTTACGAGAGCGGCGATCTTTCCGGCGGCGACGCTCTGGCCCGGAGCCTCGCGGATCCGGCCAGCCGCGCGGCGGCCGAGTGGATCTCCATCCGCACGGCATCGCGCCAGGTCGGTTTTCAGCGCATCGCCGGCTTCCTCACGGCCTATCCGAGCTGGCCGGCGGCACCGGCGTTGCGCCTGCGTGCCGAGGAAGCGCTCTACAACGAGAAGCTCGATCCGGGCACCGTCCGCGCCTTCTTTGCCGATACGAGCCCCCAGACCGACGAGGGCAAGGTGGCGCTCGCCGGCGCTCTCCTGCGGGCCGGCGACCAGCGGCGGCCCGTCGCGCTCATTCGCGACGCCTATCGCAACGACACGCTCTCCGGCCAGATCGAGGCGGACCTCCTGCGCAATTACGGCACCATGCTCACCCGCGCGGACCACAAGTTTCGGGCGGACCGGCTGATCTATGACGGCGATTTCGCCGGAGGCCTGCGCGCGGCGGCACGCGCCGGTGCCGATGTCGCGGCCATCGCCAGGACGCGGATCGCGGTGGCGCGGCAGGCCCGCAACGCCGGCGCGCTGATCGCGGCCAATGCGTCGAGCGACCCCTCCTATCTCTTCGCCCGCATCAGCTATCTGCGCCGGCAGGAGAAGGACAAGGAAGCCGCCGCCCTCCTGCTGCGGGCGCCGCGCGACCCGGCGCTGCTGGTGCGCCCCGACGAATGGTGGACCGAGCGCCGCCTGGTGTCGCGCGACCTCCTCGACCAGGGGGACGCCCGCACGGCCTATGCGGTGGCGGCCGGCTACACGGCCGAAAGCGCCAAGGTCAGGATGGAGGCGGAGTTCTATTGCGGCTGGATCGCCTTGCGCTTTCTCGGCGACGCGCGCACGGCAGCGCGTCACTTCGCCAATCTGAGCGCACGCGCGGAGCATCCGATCTCGATCTCGCGCGGCGCCTACTGGCAGGGCCGCTCCGCAGAGATGCTGGGCGACCGCGGCGGCGCGGAGCGCTTCTACCAGCTCGCCGCCCATTATCCCACCACCTATTACGGGCAGATCGCCCGCGCCCGCCTCGGCATGCGCTCTCTCGATCTGCAGGTGCCGCCCGAGGCCTCGGCCTCCGTGCGACAGAGCTTCGACAGTCTGCTGGCCGTGCGCGCCATCGCCCAGCTTTATGCCCTCGGCAAGCGCGACTATGCCCGCAACCTGGTGAACGAGCTGGGCAAGCGTCTGCAGGACAGCGCGCTGCTCAAGCTTCTGGGCGACCTCGCCATGGCCAACCGCGACACCAAGGCGGCCCTCTGGGTCGGCAAGTCGGCCACCCAGCGCGGGCTGCCCCTGGAGGCGATCTCGTTCCCGATCGCCGCCATCCCCGGCTTCAAGGAGGCCGGCAACGTCGAACGCGCCGTCGTCTACAGCATCGCCCGGCAGGAGAGCGAATTCGGCCACGACGTCGTCAGCCATGCCGGTGCGCGCGGCTTGATGCAGGTGATGCCCTCCACCGCGAAGGCGACCGCCCGTGCGGCCGGCATGGCCTTCGATCCAGAGCGCCTGACCTCGGACCCCGCCTATAATGCGCGGATCGGCGCAGCCCATCTCGGGGAGCTGATCGGCCGCTTCAGGGGCTCCTACATCATGACCTTCGCCGCCTACAATGCCGGCGCCTCCCGGGTCGCGGACTGGGTGAAGATCTATGGCGACCCGCGCGATCCCGCCATCGATCCGATCGACTGGGTCGAGCGCATTCCCTATACCGAGACGCGCAACTATGTGCAGCGCGTGATGGAGAACGTGCAGGTCTATCGCGCGCGGTTGAGCGGACGGACGGCCCTGCTGATCGATTCCGACCTTCGCCGGGGCACGGGGAAATAGGCGATGGCCGGCGACGGAGGGCGCTGACCCCCGAAACGGACATTTTCGCCGCCGGCGCCGAAACCGCTATGTCACTCTGCAGATGAACTCTTCATACTTGCCGTTCCTGCCGGAGGGCAGGCGTTCGCGCGATTGCACGAGTTCAATGTTGAATTCGGTGCCCAGCGCCTCGCGCGCCAGCCGGCATACGCCCTCGGCGTCGGCAGCGCTGATCTCCTCGTCGGTGGCGATCTTCAATTCGATCCTGTCGACGCTGTGCTGGATGAACTGGAACTGGCGAACCGGCGCGACCTCCTGGAACTTGATGAGGCCGATCGGCGGCCAATGCCTGGTGCCGTCGGGCTTCACCAACAGGTTTCTTTCGCGGCCGAGAATGCGGCGCAGGGTCGGCAGGCCGCGCCCGCAGCTGCAGGTCCCGCCCACCTCCGCATGGTCTCCATTGACGTAGCGGATCATCGGCGAGGCGAAGTTGTGGAGATCCGTCACCACCACGCGCCCGATCTGCCCTTCCTTGCAAGGCTCTCCCTTGTCGTCGATCACCTCGACGATAAGGGCTTCGGCCATGATGTGGTACAGGCCGCTCTCCGGACATTGGATGGCGATCGTGCCGACCTCCTCGGAAGAGTAGACATCCTCGATCCGCAGGCCGGTTATTTTCATGGTCCGGACACGAAGATCCTCCGAGACGGTCTCGGCGATCGTCTTGATATGCTTCAGGGGCGGGATCTTGAATCGTCCAGTCTCCCACAGCGTCAGGAGAGCGCTCAGATTGTTGGGATAGAGCAGGAGAATTTCGGGCTTGAACTTTTCGATCAACCTCGCCTGGCGCTCGATGTCGGTCTCGATCGGAATATCCTGCGAAGGACCGCTTTCGAACAGATCGGAGGTCGGAGCAGCCCATTCGTCGAATTCGCCGATGGCTTCCACATGGGATCTGATCGACATCATGCGCGAAAGAAAATTGCGCCGATACCAAAAATTGTCCCGAAATCCGAAGGCCATGAAGAAGAGCTGATTCAGGCCGGTCTTGCGGATCTCAACCGGCTCTCCCGTCGATCCGGAAGATTGCACCATCGCCGCGGGCATGTGGCTCCTCGGCACCTGCTTTGCGAAGAAGGACGGGCCCGCGCTCTGCAGCTCATGCCGGGTCAGCGGCGCGATGGCACGCAAGCGGGCTATCGAATCGCTCTTCTCCGCTCTCCGGCCAGCCGCCTTGAAACGTTCGGCAAAAAGGGGGGAATGCCTGACATGATGCCTGATCAGCACCGCCAGCTGCTGGGCTTGACGCTGCTCGATCACCGCCTGCGGCAACCATTGGGTCGTTTCGAGCTCGGCGAGCAGAGCTGCGAGGACGGCATGTTCACCAACCAGGACCGGAGGCCATTTGACGCCCTCCATCTGCGATCTACGACGGGGGGCATCTGCGGAAATAAGATTTCGTTCCATAAGTTCTCTTTTGAAGATCAGTGGCAGCGCAGCGGTGGAAAAATACACACATTTAAAGAAAGCATAAACCCATCCCAACCACAATGCCGTAGAATACATTCAAACAAGCACAGGATGAAATGAAGGATTCCGGCTCGGCAATCGGGGAATGATCTCAGCGGCGGGCTATTCGCAATGATCCCCACTCGCGAGAAGAACGGTTAGACATCAGCCAAGATTTTTTGGCCCAGCGCCCGCGGCCTTCATGGATCTCTGCCGGACCGGAAGCCGCCATTGCGGCAGATCCGGTCGCATTCCAGGCCCTAGAAGGAACGCCTGACCCGCAAGGCCCCTGTCCATCCCTTGCTTTCGATGGGGCTTGCCGGCGTGTAATCCGATTTTGCAGCATAATGGCTGTAAAAGACCTCCGCGCCGAAGGTCAGGCCGCGCGTGAAGGTGTAGACGGCGTTGCCGCCGGCGATCCATGCCTTGATGTCCGGCGTCGGCGGATCGAGATAGTTGTCGGCATTGGCGCCCTTATAGTCGAGATAGCTGCCGAGCAGGTTGAAGGTCAGGCGCGGGGTGAGGTTGACGCCGAACTCCCCGGTCGCGGTCCAGCCATGCCCGAGATCCGTCATGCCGCTATAGCCGTCGAACGCGGCGTCGACCTGCTGCCAACCCAGATAGGTCGAGGCTCCCTTGGCATAGGTCCCCTCGGCGGCGACATGCGCGCCGGAGAGAATTGGCAGGTCGAGGCCGAGCGCCCCGCCGGCGGCAAAGCCATAATCCGATCCCTTGATCAGGGGGCCGGCGGTCTCCGGGCCGGGGTAGCGGATCTGGTGCATGGCGCCGAACAGGGCGGCCTCGCCCCAATCCCGGTCGATGCGCAGATTGCCGACGACGTCCGGCGCCACCGTGCCGCCCGACGGCACGCTCTCGAAGAATCCGAGTTCGTTGAACAGCGAACTGCGCGTATGCGCGGCATCCTCGACCGAGAGCGTGGCGGACAGGGCGCCGCCGACTTCCTGCGTGTAGGCAAGGAGATTGGTCGTCCCAGCATAGCCGAAATAGGGCTGCCGGATATCGCTGGCGTAATCGAGATCGTAAATGCCGAAGAAGCTGTGGGCGTAGCCCGCCGTCACGCCGTCGAACTGGACATAGGCCTTGTCGACGATGAAAGACGACTTGCCTCCCGGCAGGACATAGGCATCGAGAAGGATATAGGAACGCAGCAAGCCGTAATCGGTGGCCGTACGCGCATCGAAGCCGATCTGGCCCCGCGTCTCGAAGGTGGTGGTGTCCAGGGCCCGGTTGCCGGGCTGCGTCACGATGTAATCCGCCCTCACCTCGCCGCTTACTTTCAGGCAGGTGTCGGTGCCCGGCAGCGCCCAGAAGCCGACGCCCATGACCACGCAGGCCTGGAGCTTGTCCTGCTGGGGCGCCTTTGCCACAGGCAAATCCTGCGCCATGGCGACCGAACCGGTCGCCATGCCTGCCAGTACGGAAAGGGCATAGATCTTCTTCACCACTTTCACCGGACAATATCGAAGAACCGAGCGGACGCGGGCGGGCACAGATGGTCTATTTGATTCGATAACACAACTTGCGCGTGCCTCACAGCATCGATGGACCTCGATGCTGCAAAACTATTATCCTGTGACGCAAACGGCACAAAGGCGGTGATGCACCCCAATCGGCTACGGCCGCGCGACACTGCAAGTCTCGGCGCACCGCTTCCGTAGAAGACATCGGCTGGGTCCATCGAGCTTATCGGCAGCGTTGCGTCCAAAAAAAAGCCCGGCTTGCGCCGGGCCTCTCGTCGAAAGAACGAAGCGTCAGAAGCTGCGTTCGATGCGAATGCCGCCGACGACCGCGTCGGTCTTGCTCTTCTCCAGAGCGGTACCGTCCGTGCCTTCGCCGAGCACGATCGTGCTGCCCGAGTCACCATCGGACCGGGTGTTGACGTAATACACTTCGGCGCCGATCTTCAGGCCCTTCACGATCTGGTAGTTCAGCTGCGCGCCAGCGACATAGGACGTGAAGTCTGCCGCTGTGCCGGTCGGCGCGTCGAAGTTCGCATAGCTGCCGAAGACCATGGCCGTCAGCTGCGGCGTGATGTCGAAGCCGGCTTCACCCGTCACCGACCAGCTCGAAGCCTGCTTCTCGCGGCCATCCGGGGTCTCGTAGGAGTCATACACCTCAGGCGCACCGGCAGGCGAGAACTGCGCTTCGTTGGTACCGGTGAAGGCATTGGCGCCATGAGCGTAATTGCCCTCGACCGCCAAATAGGCACCCGGAACCAGCGGCAGGTCCAGCGACAGGCCGGCGCCGATCGCATAGCCCCACTTGTTCTGGCTGCCGGTGTCACCCGCCACGTCGGAGATGGTGCTGCTCTCATGGAGGGCAGCCATCAACTGAGCCCGCCCCCAGGACGCGTCATAGAGGATGTTGCCGATGAAATTCGGCATCTTCGCGCCGGCCAGCGTGCGCGTGTCCGATCCGAGACGGGCTTCCGCCGGATCTTCGACCGACAGCGTGGCGCTGAAGCCGCCGCCGAACTGGGCGGTGTAGGCGATCAACTGCTTGGTACCGATACCACCTGACCCGAAGTAAGGCGCGAAGAACGTATCGCCGTAATAATTGTCGTAGAAGGCATAGAAGGATTCGGCATAACCGGCCGTCAGGCCGCCGAACTGGATATAGGCCTTGTCGACATAAATGTTCGAGCCATGGACGCTGCCGACCTGCCAGGACTGGCCGCCGGAATTACCCGTGGCGGCGTCGATCAGCAAATAGGAACGCAGCAGGCCGTAATCGGTATCGGTGCGAACATCGAAACCGATCTGCGCGCGCCCCTGGAAGGAGGTCTGCGACAGGGACCGCTTCGATCCGGTGCTTTGAACCGTACCGTTGGTATCGACCGTCACCGGGCGACTGGGAACACTGTTGAACGTGTAGTCGGCGCGAATGTTGCCGCTGATCTTCAGGCAGCTGTCGGTGCCGGGAATATAGAAGAAGCCCGGCCCATACTGGGTGCAGACCTTCACATATTCAACCGCTTCGGCTTTCGTCACGGGAAGATCGGCGGCCTGCGCGACACCGACCACGGCGATGCCGGCAGCGGCGCCGAGGAGAAATGACTTCATCTTCATAGATGACCTCCAAGACAATTACATCAGACCGAATGCGCGAGCGACCTTCGATCATCGAGAGATCCTGGCCCAACCCCAAGTCGTTCCCCGGACCCGACCCATCACCTGAATCGATGTGGAGACAATGCTGCAGGGGTCCGCCTTATACAACAGCTATTCTGCGGCAGGCCCGGCCATCCAGTGTTTTGGTAAAAACGTGTAGCAGAAATGACACAGACATATTTATGGGGCTTTTGCGGCAGAAATCGCCTCAAATGCCGGATATTCGTCACAATCGCTGACAGGCGTCACCTCCCGCTCGCGCGGGGCGGTCGTCCGCCTGCACCAAGGCCAGGCCCGATCGGAACCCAACCAATCCGCGTGCAGCATTTGACCGCACGGGGATGTAGCAATCGGTAATCCGCCCGGCGCGATTCGGCGGCAGGGGTCAGGCTCATCAAGAGCGTTGCGGACCAGACGCAAAAAGGCCCGGCAAAAGCCGGGCCTTCCTGTTGATCGATCGAAACCGATCAGAACGTGCGGATGATGCGAACACCACCGACGATAGAGTCGGTCTTGGCCTTCTGCAGAGTAACACCCTCACCGGCAACGATATTATTGCCTTCGGAGTCAGACTTCGTGTTGGCGTAGTACACTTCGGCACCGATCGTCAGGTTCTTGACGATCGCGTAGCTCAGCTGGGCACCGACCTGATAAGCCGTGAAGTCGTTGTAGACAGACGGCGCATCGTAATGGCCGTAGCTGCCGAAGAGCATCGCCTTCAACTGCGGGGTGATGTTGAAGCCGGCTTCGCCGGTCACCGCCCAGCTCTTCGCGGTCTTCAGGCCGCCGTTGACCCAATAGGCATCATAGGCGTTCGGGGCGCCGGCCGGCGAATACTGGTTGTCCGCCACGCCGGTGAAGGCGTTAGCACCGTCAGCATAGTCGCCTTCCAGGGCGATATAGCCGCCGGCAAGAGCCGGGATGTTGATCGACACACCAGCGCCGACAGCAAAGCCCCACTTGCTGTGGCTCGACGTGTCAGAGCTGGACGCGATGTTGATAAGGTCGGTCTGATGGAGCGCACCCATGATCTGGGCTTTGCCCCACGCGCCGTCATACAGCACGTTGGCGATGAAGTTCGGCGTCTTGGCGCCGGTGTTCGTCGCCGTGCTGGAATTGCCGATACCACCGCGATAGGCTGCCGGATCTTCGATCGACAGCGTGGCGCTGAAGCCGCCGCCGAACTGAGCGGTGTAAGCGAGCAGCTGCTTGGTGCCGGTGCCACCCGAGCCGAAGTAAGGCGCGAAGAAAGTATCGCCGTAGTAATTGTCGTAGAAGGCGTAGAAGGTTTCAGCGTAACCGGCCGTCAGGCCGCCGAACTGGATATAGGCCTTGTCGACGTAGACCTTGGAGCCGGAGACATTGCCGACCTGCCAGGACTGGCCGTTCGAGGTACCCGTTGCGGCATCAAGCAGCAAATAGGAGCGCAGCAGGCCGTAATCGGTGTCGGTACGGACGTCGAAGCTGATCTGGGCGCGACCCTGGAAGGAGGTCTGGCCAAGCGAACGCTTGGACGTGGTGCCTTCAGAGGCGTACGGGCGGCTCGAGAGGCTGTTGAAGGTGTAGTCGGCACGATAGTTGCCGGCGATCTTCAGGCAGGAGTCGGTGCCGGGGATGTAGAAGAAGCCAGGCCCGAACTCCGAGCAGACCTTCACATACTCAACAGGCTCAGCCTTCGTCATGGGCAGATCGGCAGCCTGAGCAGCGCCGATCGTGGCGATGCCTGCAGCGGCGCCGAGGAGAAGTGACTTCATCGTCATTAGATGACCTCCAAGACAGTTATTATCTGATCAAAAGCGCCGCTCGGTGCTTCGACCGTTTCGCGAGACCCCGGCCCCAACCAGTGGTTGCTTCCCGGATACGACCCATCGGATGAATCGATGATTGGACATTGCTGCACGCGCCCTGCTTGTACAATAGCGATTGTGCCCTACAACCGGAGCACGCAGCATTTTGGCCATGATGTGTAGCAAAAAAGACACAGAGGCACTTGCGAGGCTTTTTGGCGTGGAACAGGGCAAAATCGGGGATTTTAGTCCTGAATTGTGCCGATTGGCGGCAGATAGATGAAGGCCGGCGGCGAGGCTGGGGCTGCCGCGACGGGAGATCGGCAGCGCAATCATGGCCAGATCTTGCCCTTCGGATGTCAGTAGAGGCATCGGCCGCAAGGCCGTCGTGCCGTATCTGGCACGCCGCCGCCGGGAGGACATGGGCTCGCCGGCGGCCGAATGAGAATCCCTCGCGCGACTCGCCG encodes the following:
- a CDS encoding porin, with protein sequence MKMKSFLLGAAAGIAVVGVAQAADLPVTKAEAVEYVKVCTQYGPGFFYIPGTDSCLKISGNIRADYTFNSVPSRPVTVDTNGTVQSTGSKRSLSQTSFQGRAQIGFDVRTDTDYGLLRSYLLIDAATGNSGGQSWQVGSVHGSNIYVDKAYIQFGGLTAGYAESFYAFYDNYYGDTFFAPYFGSGGIGTKQLIAYTAQFGGGFSATLSVEDPAEARLGSDTRTLAGAKMPNFIGNILYDASWGRAQLMAALHESSTISDVAGDTGSQNKWGYAIGAGLSLDLPLVPGAYLAVEGNYAHGANAFTGTNEAQFSPAGAPEVYDSYETPDGREKQASSWSVTGEAGFDITPQLTAMVFGSYANFDAPTGTAADFTSYVAGAQLNYQIVKGLKIGAEVYYVNTRSDGDSGSTIVLGEGTDGTALEKSKTDAVVGGIRIERSF
- a CDS encoding porin; amino-acid sequence: MKKIYALSVLAGMATGSVAMAQDLPVAKAPQQDKLQACVVMGVGFWALPGTDTCLKVSGEVRADYIVTQPGNRALDTTTFETRGQIGFDARTATDYGLLRSYILLDAYVLPGGKSSFIVDKAYVQFDGVTAGYAHSFFGIYDLDYASDIRQPYFGYAGTTNLLAYTQEVGGALSATLSVEDAAHTRSSLFNELGFFESVPSGGTVAPDVVGNLRIDRDWGEAALFGAMHQIRYPGPETAGPLIKGSDYGFAAGGALGLDLPILSGAHVAAEGTYAKGASTYLGWQQVDAAFDGYSGMTDLGHGWTATGEFGVNLTPRLTFNLLGSYLDYKGANADNYLDPPTPDIKAWIAGGNAVYTFTRGLTFGAEVFYSHYAAKSDYTPASPIESKGWTGALRVRRSF
- a CDS encoding phenylacetate--CoA ligase family protein, which encodes MYSTALWLGWVYAFFKCVYFSTAALPLIFKRELMERNLISADAPRRRSQMEGVKWPPVLVGEHAVLAALLAELETTQWLPQAVIEQRQAQQLAVLIRHHVRHSPLFAERFKAAGRRAEKSDSIARLRAIAPLTRHELQSAGPSFFAKQVPRSHMPAAMVQSSGSTGEPVEIRKTGLNQLFFMAFGFRDNFWYRRNFLSRMMSIRSHVEAIGEFDEWAAPTSDLFESGPSQDIPIETDIERQARLIEKFKPEILLLYPNNLSALLTLWETGRFKIPPLKHIKTIAETVSEDLRVRTMKITGLRIEDVYSSEEVGTIAIQCPESGLYHIMAEALIVEVIDDKGEPCKEGQIGRVVVTDLHNFASPMIRYVNGDHAEVGGTCSCGRGLPTLRRILGRERNLLVKPDGTRHWPPIGLIKFQEVAPVRQFQFIQHSVDRIELKIATDEEISAADAEGVCRLAREALGTEFNIELVQSRERLPSGRNGKYEEFICRVT
- a CDS encoding porin; protein product: MTMKSLLLGAAAGIATIGAAQAADLPMTKAEPVEYVKVCSEFGPGFFYIPGTDSCLKIAGNYRADYTFNSLSSRPYASEGTTSKRSLGQTSFQGRAQISFDVRTDTDYGLLRSYLLLDAATGTSNGQSWQVGNVSGSKVYVDKAYIQFGGLTAGYAETFYAFYDNYYGDTFFAPYFGSGGTGTKQLLAYTAQFGGGFSATLSIEDPAAYRGGIGNSSTATNTGAKTPNFIANVLYDGAWGKAQIMGALHQTDLINIASSSDTSSHSKWGFAVGAGVSINIPALAGGYIALEGDYADGANAFTGVADNQYSPAGAPNAYDAYWVNGGLKTAKSWAVTGEAGFNITPQLKAMLFGSYGHYDAPSVYNDFTAYQVGAQLSYAIVKNLTIGAEVYYANTKSDSEGNNIVAGEGVTLQKAKTDSIVGGVRIIRTF